From a single Arachnia propionica genomic region:
- a CDS encoding glycosyltransferase family 4 protein, which produces MRIAYVTVDPGIPVFGTKGASVHIQEVVRELIRRGHDVTVHTTRAGRDIPDDLVGLKVIETRIEADDPAARERAQQEVSAQIAARIIADGADLVYERYSLFSTALAEVSDAIGAVGVLEVNAPLIEEQRTHRVLVDEEAAGNALARQVTAATATIAVSDPVRDWVRERTGSDRVHTVPNGVSITRIVPRPEEIGDPVVTFVGTLKPWHGVADLLAAAALAKRPWKLRIIGDGPERAALEEQAAGLGIEVDFRGAVAPADMPGQLAGSAIGVAPYPDLGGEQQQYFSPLKVYEYLAAGLPVVASAVGQLPQILGELGTLVPPSDPAALAAAIDDLAADPVLRGELGWRGRVQAEEKHSWAGAVDHILDLAGRADG; this is translated from the coding sequence ATGCGTATCGCCTATGTCACCGTCGATCCCGGAATCCCCGTCTTCGGCACGAAGGGTGCCTCCGTGCACATTCAGGAGGTGGTGCGGGAGTTGATCCGTCGCGGACACGACGTCACCGTCCACACCACCCGTGCCGGGCGCGACATTCCCGATGACCTGGTCGGCCTGAAGGTGATCGAGACCCGCATCGAAGCCGACGACCCTGCGGCCAGGGAACGCGCCCAGCAGGAGGTTTCCGCACAGATTGCGGCGCGCATCATCGCCGATGGCGCCGACCTGGTCTACGAGCGCTACTCGCTGTTCAGCACCGCGCTCGCCGAGGTGTCCGACGCCATCGGAGCAGTCGGGGTTCTGGAGGTCAATGCTCCTCTCATCGAGGAGCAGCGCACCCACCGCGTGCTCGTCGACGAGGAGGCCGCCGGGAACGCGCTGGCCCGGCAGGTGACCGCAGCCACCGCCACCATCGCGGTCTCCGATCCTGTCCGCGACTGGGTGCGGGAACGCACCGGCTCGGATCGCGTCCACACCGTTCCCAACGGCGTCAGCATCACCCGCATCGTGCCGCGGCCCGAGGAGATTGGCGACCCGGTGGTGACCTTCGTCGGAACCCTCAAACCGTGGCACGGTGTCGCTGACCTGCTGGCCGCCGCGGCCCTCGCCAAGCGGCCCTGGAAGCTGCGGATCATCGGCGACGGGCCTGAACGGGCCGCCCTGGAGGAGCAGGCCGCGGGCCTCGGGATCGAGGTGGACTTCCGCGGTGCCGTCGCCCCCGCCGACATGCCGGGGCAGCTTGCCGGATCCGCCATCGGCGTGGCCCCCTACCCCGATCTTGGTGGCGAGCAGCAGCAGTATTTCTCGCCTCTGAAGGTCTACGAATACCTGGCGGCTGGACTGCCGGTGGTGGCCTCCGCCGTCGGACAGCTGCCGCAGATCCTCGGCGAGCTGGGCACCCTGGTGCCGCCCTCCGACCCGGCCGCGCTGGCCGCCGCCATCGACGACCTCGCCGCCGACCCCGTGCTGCGCGGAGAACTGGGGTGGCGGGGACGGGTGCAGGCCGAGGAGAAACACAGCTGGGCCGGTGCCGTCGACCACATTCTCGACCTGGCCGGGAGGGCCGATGGCTGA
- a CDS encoding glycosyltransferase family protein, protein MAETYRVLLYSHDSQGLGHVRRNLAIAHNLARRLPGAVDADVAGLLVTGLAPASRFPLPEGFDWVTIPGVSKGRDGYQPRNLSGATGDLIKLRSRLLQAALLGFKPDLVIIDRHIYGVWSELREPLMWLREHHPSVRVVLGLREVLDEPHVAAAEWERLGDPDRLRDLVDEVWVYGDPAVHDPIATGEAPPALADRIRFTGYLAHDRRVSDHGEPIEPKPFVLTTAGGGSDGHELLRAAVAMRVPDGYENIVVTGPQLDDASFEAIASQAAPGTQVHRSWPGLGSQIAEAAAVISMGGYNTVCEILATDTPALIVPRETPRLEQLIRAEALCDARALDVMRTPQVTAEALGDWVADAVTRHVDRSHIARDGLATTADFAADLLNDANLAAQEVVA, encoded by the coding sequence ATGGCGGAAACCTACCGGGTGCTGCTGTACAGCCACGACTCCCAAGGCCTGGGGCACGTGCGGCGCAACCTGGCCATCGCTCACAACTTGGCCCGGCGTCTGCCGGGAGCCGTCGACGCCGACGTCGCGGGGCTCCTGGTCACCGGGCTGGCACCCGCATCACGCTTCCCCCTGCCCGAGGGCTTCGACTGGGTCACCATCCCGGGCGTCTCCAAGGGTCGTGACGGCTACCAGCCGCGCAACCTGTCCGGCGCCACCGGCGACCTGATCAAGCTCCGTTCGCGGCTGCTGCAGGCCGCCCTGCTCGGTTTCAAGCCCGACCTGGTCATCATCGACCGCCACATCTACGGCGTCTGGTCCGAGCTGCGGGAGCCCCTCATGTGGTTGCGTGAGCACCACCCGAGCGTGCGGGTGGTGCTCGGGTTGCGCGAGGTCCTCGACGAACCCCACGTCGCCGCTGCGGAGTGGGAACGTCTCGGCGACCCCGACCGGCTGCGCGACCTCGTCGACGAGGTGTGGGTCTACGGCGACCCCGCCGTCCACGACCCCATCGCCACCGGAGAGGCCCCGCCCGCTCTGGCCGACCGCATCCGCTTCACCGGCTACCTCGCCCACGACCGTCGCGTCAGCGACCACGGCGAACCGATCGAACCCAAACCGTTCGTGCTCACCACCGCGGGCGGCGGTTCCGACGGTCACGAACTGCTGCGCGCCGCCGTCGCGATGCGCGTCCCGGACGGGTACGAGAACATCGTTGTCACCGGGCCGCAGCTCGACGACGCCAGTTTCGAGGCCATCGCCTCGCAGGCCGCCCCCGGCACGCAGGTGCACCGCTCCTGGCCGGGACTGGGCAGCCAGATCGCTGAGGCCGCTGCCGTGATCTCCATGGGCGGGTACAACACCGTCTGCGAGATCCTCGCCACCGACACCCCCGCGCTGATCGTGCCCCGCGAAACCCCGCGACTGGAGCAGCTGATCCGCGCTGAGGCCCTCTGCGACGCCCGCGCCCTCGACGTGATGCGCACCCCGCAGGTCACCGCCGAGGCCCTCGGCGACTGGGTGGCCGACGCCGTGACGCGCCACGTCGACCGCTCCCACATCGCCCGCGACGGCCTGGCGACCACCGCCGATTTCGCCGCCGACCTGCTGAACGACGCCAATCTCGCCGCCCAGGAGGTCGTGGCATGA
- a CDS encoding ISAs1 family transposase: MSSSTTTVLSRQPLVEVLKNVDDPRDRRGVRHSLFTVLSLAVTGVMAGCRSLTAIWEHTTDLTATDLEAGQALPSESTIRRVLQDLDPADLNTHLRSWFCTRTGTVAGRRVIAVDGKTMRGARTSKDPAPHLLSALDHATGTVLTQARVADKTNEIPALRELLEPLDLDGAVVTADAMHTQVDTAHWIHDQGGHYLLTVKNNQPGVRRTLKKLPWKNVPSISSVDTSRGRRVRRTVKAVEAPAWVDFPGAAQVIQVRRTRTTKNRRNTGKNSSGSAKTTTVEVVYLVCSLPMTDAQPETVTAWIQGHWGIENRLHWVRDMVFDEDHHQLRTANGPEIMAALRNLAISLIRLAYGVQAAIASTTRSLSRQPKRAIKLLTQTTT; the protein is encoded by the coding sequence ATGTCATCTTCCACCACGACCGTTCTGTCACGCCAGCCCCTGGTCGAGGTTCTTAAGAACGTGGACGACCCGCGTGATCGGCGGGGAGTACGCCACAGCCTGTTCACGGTGCTGTCACTGGCCGTGACCGGAGTGATGGCCGGGTGTCGCAGCCTGACGGCGATATGGGAGCACACCACCGATCTGACCGCCACCGACCTGGAGGCGGGCCAGGCCCTGCCGTCGGAGTCCACCATCCGCAGGGTGCTCCAGGACCTGGACCCCGCAGACCTCAACACCCATTTGAGGTCCTGGTTCTGTACACGTACCGGCACCGTCGCCGGTCGAAGGGTGATCGCGGTGGACGGCAAGACCATGCGTGGGGCCCGTACCAGCAAGGACCCGGCGCCTCATCTCCTCTCAGCCCTGGATCACGCCACCGGCACGGTCCTGACCCAGGCGCGGGTGGCGGACAAGACCAACGAGATCCCGGCGCTCAGGGAGCTTCTCGAACCGTTGGACCTGGACGGGGCGGTGGTCACCGCCGACGCCATGCACACCCAGGTAGACACCGCTCACTGGATCCACGATCAGGGTGGTCACTATCTTCTCACTGTCAAGAACAACCAGCCCGGTGTACGTAGGACGCTCAAGAAGCTGCCCTGGAAGAACGTTCCGTCAATCTCAAGCGTTGACACTTCGCGTGGGCGGCGGGTGCGGCGTACCGTCAAAGCGGTCGAGGCTCCCGCCTGGGTGGACTTCCCCGGGGCGGCTCAGGTGATCCAGGTCCGGCGCACCCGAACCACCAAGAATCGCAGGAACACAGGCAAGAACAGCAGCGGTAGCGCCAAGACGACGACTGTGGAGGTGGTCTACCTGGTCTGCTCTCTACCCATGACTGATGCCCAGCCCGAGACCGTCACCGCCTGGATCCAAGGGCACTGGGGAATCGAGAACCGGCTCCACTGGGTCAGAGACATGGTCTTCGACGAGGACCACCACCAGCTGCGCACCGCTAACGGCCCCGAGATCATGGCCGCCCTGCGCAACCTGGCCATCAGCCTCATCCGACTGGCCTACGGCGTCCAAGCCGCCATCGCCTCAACCACCAGGTCCCTATCACGACAACCAAAACGCGCCATCAAGCTACTCACCCAAACAACCACCTAA
- a CDS encoding DUF6507 family protein translates to MPTPWCARGEAAQIASALCGVYNRVLTRNMTAAEQKASKAVAGGRGAVAAIQQGDQEMARRTELDARNAGEIKIMDGMEI, encoded by the coding sequence TTGCCGACCCCCTGGTGCGCCAGAGGGGAAGCAGCTCAGATCGCTTCAGCACTGTGCGGGGTTTACAACCGTGTCCTGACTCGAAACATGACCGCGGCAGAACAGAAGGCCTCCAAGGCCGTTGCAGGTGGACGCGGGGCGGTCGCTGCGATCCAGCAGGGCGACCAGGAAATGGCGCGCAGGACCGAGCTCGACGCCAGAAATGCCGGAGAAATCAAAATCATGGATGGAATGGAAATATGA
- the yaaA gene encoding peroxide stress protein YaaA: protein MLSVLSPAKSLDFDSPITATGHTEPRLIDETEGLIEIMRTTSPSDIAKLMRISEDLAHLNATRYREFTTPHTPDNSRPAVLAFNGDVYQGLRARDFDARDLTEAQKSLRILSGLYGLLRPLDLIQPHRLEMGTRLATDRGRNLRDWWGGRITDLLREDLAASPGEKVLVNLASQEYFAAVDADRLDARIVTPRFEDRDRNGTARVVSFHAKRARGAMAGWLVRNRIRSTAGLPDFTENGYAYDDQRSTPDAPTFVR from the coding sequence ATGCTGAGCGTCCTGTCCCCCGCAAAGTCACTCGACTTCGACTCACCGATCACCGCCACCGGGCACACCGAACCGCGGTTGATCGACGAGACCGAGGGGTTGATCGAGATCATGCGCACCACATCACCTAGCGACATCGCGAAACTGATGCGCATCTCCGAGGACCTGGCCCATCTCAACGCGACGCGCTACCGCGAGTTCACCACCCCGCACACCCCCGACAACTCGCGCCCGGCGGTGCTGGCCTTCAACGGCGACGTCTACCAGGGGCTGCGCGCCCGCGACTTCGATGCTCGCGACCTCACCGAGGCGCAGAAGAGCCTGCGGATCCTGTCAGGGCTCTACGGGCTGCTGCGTCCCCTCGACCTGATCCAGCCGCACCGCCTGGAGATGGGCACCCGCCTGGCCACCGACCGTGGCCGCAACCTCCGCGACTGGTGGGGCGGGCGCATCACCGACCTGCTGCGTGAGGACCTGGCCGCGTCCCCGGGGGAGAAAGTGCTGGTCAACCTGGCGTCGCAGGAGTACTTTGCTGCCGTCGACGCCGACCGCCTCGATGCGCGGATCGTCACCCCGCGTTTCGAGGACCGCGATCGGAACGGCACCGCCCGCGTGGTCAGTTTCCATGCCAAACGCGCCCGAGGCGCCATGGCCGGCTGGCTGGTCCGTAACCGGATCCGCTCCACTGCCGGGCTCCCCGACTTCACCGAGAACGGTTACGCCTACGACGACCAGCGCTCGACACCCGATGCCCCCACCTTCGTCCGCTGA
- a CDS encoding glycosyltransferase has protein sequence MTRIGYVLKVYPRFSETFIVTEILAREAHGDDLRIYALRPTTDARFHPEIARVRAQVSWVPRPAKASDFWAQLSNSLRHEDLRRRFAELAPDIADMPADEVAQGISLAASVIDDGIDHLHAHFASLAGRMAWLASRLTGVPYTITTHAKDIYHESVDRDWLRRICGDADRVIAISRFNERYLNEVLDGTGARISLQYNALELERFPYRDPIQPSFPLRIATVGRLVPKKGFADLIDAVAALDVPVELDIAGDGELRDELAAQIERLDLGDRVRLVGPLTQNEVSELIRGSHVFAAPCIPADDGNIDGLPTVVLEAMALGTPVVATSVSGLPEVVRNDLTGILIEPGDVAALTRSLAELAAGQVPVVTLARNARALIEEQFNSRRQAATLSAWEGEH, from the coding sequence ATGACCCGCATCGGATACGTCCTCAAGGTGTACCCGCGTTTCTCTGAGACCTTCATCGTCACCGAGATCCTGGCCCGCGAGGCCCACGGCGACGACCTGCGCATCTACGCGCTGCGTCCCACCACCGATGCCCGCTTCCACCCGGAGATCGCGCGGGTGCGTGCCCAGGTCTCGTGGGTGCCGCGCCCCGCGAAGGCCAGCGACTTCTGGGCCCAGCTCAGCAACTCCCTGCGTCACGAGGACCTGCGACGTCGATTCGCCGAGCTCGCGCCCGACATCGCCGACATGCCCGCCGACGAGGTGGCGCAGGGAATCTCCCTGGCGGCGTCCGTGATTGACGACGGCATCGACCACCTCCACGCCCACTTCGCTTCCCTGGCGGGCCGGATGGCGTGGCTCGCGTCCCGGTTGACGGGGGTGCCCTACACCATCACCACGCACGCCAAGGACATCTACCACGAGTCCGTGGACCGCGACTGGCTGCGGCGGATCTGCGGTGACGCCGACCGAGTGATCGCGATCAGCCGTTTCAACGAGCGCTACCTGAACGAGGTCCTCGACGGCACCGGGGCGAGGATCTCCCTGCAGTACAACGCCCTCGAGCTGGAGCGTTTCCCCTACCGCGACCCGATCCAACCGAGCTTTCCGCTGCGGATCGCCACCGTCGGGCGGCTCGTCCCGAAGAAGGGTTTCGCCGACCTCATCGACGCCGTCGCGGCCCTCGATGTCCCCGTCGAACTGGATATCGCGGGTGACGGTGAGCTGCGCGACGAGCTCGCCGCTCAGATCGAACGCCTCGACCTGGGGGATCGCGTCCGCCTGGTGGGTCCGCTCACCCAGAACGAGGTCTCGGAACTGATTCGCGGCTCCCACGTCTTCGCTGCCCCCTGCATTCCCGCCGACGACGGCAACATCGACGGTCTGCCGACGGTGGTGCTGGAGGCCATGGCCCTCGGCACCCCGGTGGTCGCGACCTCCGTCAGCGGCCTGCCCGAGGTGGTGCGCAACGACCTCACCGGCATCCTCATCGAACCCGGAGATGTCGCCGCCCTGACCCGTTCCCTGGCCGAGCTGGCCGCCGGACAGGTGCCCGTGGTCACCCTCGCCCGCAATGCCCGGGCCCTCATCGAGGAACAGTTCAACAGCCGCCGCCAGGCGGCCACGCTCTCCGCGTGGGAGGGAGAACACTGA